The sequence below is a genomic window from Candidatus Rokuibacteriota bacterium.
CGAGGCCGGTGCCCGCCGCTTTGGTGGAGAAGTAGGGAAGGAAAAGCTTCTCTCGATCCTCGGGCGGGATCCCCCCACCGGTGTCGCTCACGCTGATCCGCACGCGCCGCGCTTCGGGGAGGTAGGCGGTCTCCAGCGACACCTCTCCCGCCTTCCCGACCGCATCGACGGCGTTGTCCACCAGGTTCAGCACGGCCCGCTTGATCTGGTCCGGGTCCACCTGAAGGGTGGGGAGGTCCGGCGCGAAGGCTGTCTTGAGCGACAGGTCGGGGTGCGACTCCCGGTAGAGCGTCACGACGCCCTCGAGGAGCCGGTGGAGGTCGGTGGGCTTGAGCGAGAGCGCGGGCATGCGGGCGAAGCGCGAGAACTCGTCCACCAGCTGCCGGAGCCCCTCCACCTCGTGGATGATGGTCGCCGTGCACTCCTCCAGGATCCGGCGCTCCTCGGGGCCGCGGTCGGCGAGCCGCCGCCGGAGCCGTTGAGCCGAGAGCTGGATCGGCGTCAGCGGGTTCTTGATCTCGTGTGCGATCCGCTGGGCCACCTCGCGCCAGGCGGCGAGCCGCTGGGCCTTCAGGAGCTCGGTGAGATCGTCGAGGACCAGCACCATGCCGGCGTACTGGCCCTCCGTCCCCGTGAGCGCGGTGGCCGCCCCGAGAAGGGCCACCGCGTGGCCGTCGCGGCGCAGGTGGATCTCGCGCTCGAGCGTACCCCCGCGGATCCGATCCATCTGCTGGACGATGGCGCCGATCTCGTTGAGCTCCTGGCGGCGGAAGATCTCGCGGAACGGCCGGCCCACGGCTTCCTCGACCGGGAGCCCGAGCATCCGCGCGGCGGCCCGGTTGACCGTCGTGATCCGTCCCTCGGGGTCGAGTGAGACCACGCCGGTCGCGACCGCCTGGAGCACTGTTTCGGTGTACCGGCGGCGCTCCTCGAGCTCGGTGTGCTTGGCCTGGAGGTCCAGGTAGGCCTCCTCGAGCTTGGCCTTGGACTGGGAGAGGTCGCCGGTCATCCGGTTGAAGGACTCGACGAGGATTCCGATTTCGTCGTCGGCGCGGACCTGGACCTTGTAGTTCAGGTTTCCGGCGGCCACCTCGCGTGTCCCCTCGGCCAGGAGCTGGATCGGGACCGTGATGCCCCGCGCCAGGTAAAGCCCGAACCATGTCACCGAGAAAACGATCACGAGCGTCATCAGGAGGAAGAGGAGGATGTAGATCCCCTTGATCGGGGTCTTTAAGAGCTTCAGCTGCTTGTACTCCTGGAAGGCCTGGGAGATCCCGCGGATCCGGGCCTCGAGCCGGTGGGCGACGTGGGTCGAGACCACCAGCGCGCCGAGCAGCTCGCGCTCGCGCCCCAGGGACCAGATCGGCACCACGGCCTGGATCAGGTCGCCGTTGTCCAGCTCGTGGACCGTCGTCAGCTCGCGGCCTTCGAGCGCCTTCCGGAGGTGCTCCTGGTTGACGTTCCCGGTCTGCACCGCCACGAGGATCGGGTCCTGGACGTGGACGATCTCCTGGCCGCTGCGCGCGAAGACCGAGAGCCCCGCCAGCCCGAGCTGCTCCTGCTGCTCCGCGAGGAACGCCGACAGCGCCTCGCGCCGGTCCTCGCCCAGGAGGCGGTCGCGCACGACGATCCGGGCGAGCGCCTTCCCGTGGCGCAGCGCGGTGACCTCCAGCGTCTGGTAGTAGGTCTGGGCGACCTCGAGGGCCTGGTCCAGCGGCCGCTCCACCTGCGGCTTGAACCACCCCTCGATGGAGGTCGTGATGAAGTTCGAGGCGATGATGAAGATGAGCAGCGTCGGAGTCAGCGCGAGCGAGAGGAACGCGAAGATGAGCTTCGTCTTGAACTTGGAGCCGAGCACCTTCTGGCGGCGCTCGAAGGAGAGCTTGACCAGGTTTCGGAAGAGGAGGACCAGGAGCAGGAGGAAGACGATCAGGTTGAGGTTGAACAGGGCGAAGACGAGGAGGTTGGAGGCGACCGGTACCTCCGGGATGCGAATCCCCACCCCGAACGCGGTCGCGCCCACCAGGAGGACGAGGATCCCGCTGATGATCAGCAGGTTCCGCTTCTGGCGTTCCGGCTCGCTGCCGAGCGGCATTACTGGCGCCTCGTGATCGTCAAGAGCGGGGAGATCAGCCAGGGCGTCTCCTCCGCCTGGCCGAACAACCGCGCAAAGAAACTGTTGGGGCCCCTGACGCTGACCTCGGCGCGCGCCCGCACGTAGAAGAGTTCGCGGGGGCTCAGCAGCGACGCGGGCGCCAGCTTGATCCCCCGGAGGTCGGAGAGGACGCGCTGGGCCTCCCGGAAGTCCTTGGTGAGGTAGGGCTCCCGCTGCTCGCCGGCGGTCGAGACCACCTTGTACTCTTTGGCCAGCACGTCGTAGCTGAGCTGGCGGTCCGCGGTCCACGCCTTGAGCCGGCTGTCGATCCAGAAGCGGTTGTACTGCCAGAGCTCGAGGGAGATCCGGGCTTGCACGGGGATCCCGCTCTGGAGGTTTTCGTGGAACCCGGGTGGGATCGCTTCGACGAGGACCAGCTGGACCGTCAGATCGAGATCGTTGAGAAAGACGTTCAGGTCACCGATGCGGAGTTCGGCAGTGGCGGATGGCGGCCCAACGGCGATTCCCAGGGCGACGAGCCCGGCGATCCAGGGTTGAACCACGTTCTGCAGCGCGCGCATGGGTCAGACAGAGCATTATAGCGCTGACGAGCAGGGGACCGGAAGCAGCGGGTCGGGGACGGCTCAGGACGCCGCCAGGCCCGGGAGGGGGCGTCGGGAAACCCCTTCGAGCCGGCCGACGGGATGGGAGAGGGCGCGAACCGTGACCTGGACGGCCGACGACTCGGCGTGCTCGTAGAGGATCGCGCGGGCGAGCTCGTGGTTGAGCGCATGCCCCGCGTTGCGGGCGACGACGTGGCCGATCAGGGGCCGGCCGAGCAGCGCGAGGTCGCCGATCAGGTCCAGGATCTTGTGCCGGACGAACTCGTCCCGGTAGCGGAGGGTGCCGTTGAGCACGCTCCGCCTGCCGACCACCACGACGTTGTCGAGCGAGCCGCCCTTGGCGAGCCCGTTCTTCCGGAGGGCCCCCACGTCCTTGAGGAACCCGTAGGTGCGGGCCGGGGCCAGCTCGCGCACAAAGGCGTGTTCGTTGCAGGCGACGGAGAGGACCTGGGTTCCGACGGCGGGATGATCGAGGTCCAGGGTGTAGCTGATCCGCAAGCGGTCTGCCGGGAGGACCTGGAGCCAGCGCGCCTCGTCGCCGACGCGGATCGGCCGTTCGACGACGAGCGGCCGCCGCGGGCTCGG
It includes:
- a CDS encoding PAS domain S-box protein — its product is MPLGSEPERQKRNLLIISGILVLLVGATAFGVGIRIPEVPVASNLLVFALFNLNLIVFLLLLVLLFRNLVKLSFERRQKVLGSKFKTKLIFAFLSLALTPTLLIFIIASNFITTSIEGWFKPQVERPLDQALEVAQTYYQTLEVTALRHGKALARIVVRDRLLGEDRREALSAFLAEQQEQLGLAGLSVFARSGQEIVHVQDPILVAVQTGNVNQEHLRKALEGRELTTVHELDNGDLIQAVVPIWSLGRERELLGALVVSTHVAHRLEARIRGISQAFQEYKQLKLLKTPIKGIYILLFLLMTLVIVFSVTWFGLYLARGITVPIQLLAEGTREVAAGNLNYKVQVRADDEIGILVESFNRMTGDLSQSKAKLEEAYLDLQAKHTELEERRRYTETVLQAVATGVVSLDPEGRITTVNRAAARMLGLPVEEAVGRPFREIFRRQELNEIGAIVQQMDRIRGGTLEREIHLRRDGHAVALLGAATALTGTEGQYAGMVLVLDDLTELLKAQRLAAWREVAQRIAHEIKNPLTPIQLSAQRLRRRLADRGPEERRILEECTATIIHEVEGLRQLVDEFSRFARMPALSLKPTDLHRLLEGVVTLYRESHPDLSLKTAFAPDLPTLQVDPDQIKRAVLNLVDNAVDAVGKAGEVSLETAYLPEARRVRISVSDTGGGIPPEDREKLFLPYFSTKAAGTGLGLAIVHQIVTDHRGTIWVEDNSPRGSRFVVELPAEPRVPAGT
- a CDS encoding DUF4390 domain-containing protein, with product MRALQNVVQPWIAGLVALGIAVGPPSATAELRIGDLNVFLNDLDLTVQLVLVEAIPPGFHENLQSGIPVQARISLELWQYNRFWIDSRLKAWTADRQLSYDVLAKEYKVVSTAGEQREPYLTKDFREAQRVLSDLRGIKLAPASLLSPRELFYVRARAEVSVRGPNSFFARLFGQAEETPWLISPLLTITRRQ
- the lpxC gene encoding UDP-3-O-[3-hydroxymyristoyl] N-acetylglucosamine deacetylase, with the translated sequence MDLQLTILKPVSIEGVGLHTGHPARITLLPARADTGIVLSAGDGERTRIPASPDHVVDGRNATTLGINGTRVQTVEHLLAAAVALGIDNLLVDVEGEEIPALDGSAAPFVALLYAAGKATLPSPRRPLVVERPIRVGDEARWLQVLPADRLRISYTLDLDHPAVGTQVLSVACNEHAFVRELAPARTYGFLKDVGALRKNGLAKGGSLDNVVVVGRRSVLNGTLRYRDEFVRHKILDLIGDLALLGRPLIGHVVARNAGHALNHELARAILYEHAESSAVQVTVRALSHPVGRLEGVSRRPLPGLAAS